The following coding sequences lie in one Myxococcus xanthus genomic window:
- a CDS encoding protein kinase domain-containing protein, which translates to MGEVYLGEQVSLGRKVAIKVLHHDLHAQAGMAERFKREARLLSAVEHPAVVRIVDFGESGDHACLVMEFVEGESLYDVLTPGPMPPGRALPLLQQLAEGLAAIHDKGIIHRDLKPENVFISKSARGEQARLLDFGIARLVEPDAASSVSQIGVVLGTPEYLSPEQAVGAKVDTRSDLYSFGVLTYRVLSGRLPFDGPLPRNFLSQHASAAPLPLDRAAPTLSRYVGLLSLVMRLLEKDASKRPQSAHELADALAAAHSALSAFTPGLGTPAYVPQPGSGATPSSGTSVFGTGSASGSSSGPTGTAAFAGVAPAPQASSGTAAFGVASSSGSASGALPAASPHTGTASFGLKSSGGVAAVTGGNASVVKPQNLTVMLTDIQGFTERTSRQTHEENARMLETHDKLLMPLVKEHDGRLVQKRGDALLVVFRSPTAGVLCGMAMQDRLWRHNQTVPEVDRLNVRVCLHAGEVLATPDSVLGEPMEVIEAVEHVASAGEVTFTEAVNLARNRAEATAEPCGAITLPGRNEQLQLYRCQRAAEGPPFGDRFASQGSRGNALAPLLAKLQAVKLPTGLGELLRQRRREAALVAGAVVLLGAGAAWLSQRNDAGTRAFALLEDGKLNEALALMDAATDEEKELPSLRRARVAANHAKGHHISERTALSHLKEEELEDVEPLILDGLAEDYGKEPLTVLGNALARFPKDRLRAHYEDLAEEAYSLRQWGALRYLEFVKAADGVNLVRAYSEALNSPDCDIRTQAANRLAGLGDADAIPAMERVTSLPKAKGLLGSKDCGHEAAATAIKSLKQKSD; encoded by the coding sequence ATGGGTGAGGTCTACCTTGGCGAACAGGTCTCCCTGGGCCGCAAGGTGGCCATCAAGGTCCTGCACCATGACCTCCACGCCCAGGCCGGCATGGCGGAGCGCTTCAAGCGCGAGGCGCGCCTCCTCTCCGCCGTGGAGCACCCGGCCGTGGTGCGCATCGTCGACTTCGGCGAATCCGGCGACCACGCCTGCCTGGTCATGGAGTTCGTCGAAGGTGAGAGCCTGTACGACGTGCTCACGCCGGGCCCCATGCCCCCGGGCCGCGCGCTGCCCCTGCTCCAGCAGTTGGCGGAGGGCCTGGCCGCCATCCACGACAAGGGCATCATCCACCGCGACCTGAAGCCGGAGAACGTCTTCATCTCCAAGAGCGCCCGGGGCGAGCAGGCCCGGCTCCTGGACTTCGGCATCGCCCGGTTGGTCGAGCCAGACGCCGCCAGCAGCGTCAGCCAGATTGGCGTGGTGCTGGGCACGCCGGAGTACCTGTCGCCGGAGCAGGCCGTGGGCGCGAAGGTGGACACGCGCAGCGACCTGTACTCGTTCGGCGTGCTGACCTACCGCGTGCTGTCCGGGCGGCTCCCCTTCGACGGGCCCCTGCCGCGAAACTTCCTGTCGCAGCACGCCTCCGCCGCGCCGCTGCCCCTGGACCGCGCGGCCCCCACGCTGTCGCGCTATGTGGGCCTGCTGTCGCTGGTGATGCGCCTGCTGGAGAAGGACGCGAGCAAGCGTCCCCAGAGCGCGCACGAACTGGCCGACGCGCTGGCCGCGGCGCACTCCGCCCTCTCCGCCTTCACGCCCGGCCTGGGCACCCCTGCCTACGTCCCGCAGCCCGGGAGTGGCGCCACGCCCTCCTCGGGCACGTCGGTGTTCGGCACCGGGAGTGCCTCGGGGAGCAGTTCGGGCCCCACGGGCACGGCGGCCTTCGCGGGAGTCGCTCCGGCGCCGCAGGCGAGCAGTGGTACCGCCGCGTTCGGCGTGGCCTCCAGCAGCGGCTCGGCCTCGGGCGCCCTGCCGGCGGCCTCCCCGCACACGGGGACGGCGTCCTTCGGACTGAAGTCCTCCGGCGGCGTGGCCGCAGTGACGGGCGGCAACGCGTCGGTGGTGAAGCCGCAGAACCTCACGGTGATGCTCACCGACATCCAGGGCTTCACCGAGCGCACCAGCCGGCAGACGCACGAAGAGAACGCGCGGATGCTGGAGACGCACGACAAGCTGCTGATGCCCCTGGTGAAGGAGCACGACGGGCGACTGGTCCAGAAGCGTGGGGACGCGTTGCTGGTGGTGTTCCGCTCCCCCACCGCGGGCGTGCTGTGTGGCATGGCCATGCAGGACCGGCTGTGGCGCCACAACCAGACGGTGCCGGAAGTGGACCGCCTCAACGTGCGCGTCTGCCTGCACGCGGGCGAGGTGCTCGCCACGCCGGACTCCGTGCTGGGCGAGCCCATGGAGGTCATCGAGGCCGTGGAGCATGTCGCCAGCGCGGGTGAGGTCACCTTCACTGAAGCGGTGAACCTGGCGCGCAACCGCGCGGAGGCCACCGCCGAGCCCTGCGGCGCCATCACCCTCCCCGGCCGCAACGAGCAACTCCAGCTCTACCGCTGCCAGCGCGCCGCGGAGGGCCCGCCCTTTGGAGACCGCTTCGCCTCGCAAGGCAGCCGGGGCAACGCGCTCGCGCCCCTGCTGGCGAAGCTCCAGGCCGTGAAGCTGCCCACCGGACTGGGGGAGCTGCTGCGTCAGCGGAGGCGCGAGGCGGCGCTGGTCGCCGGCGCGGTGGTGCTCCTGGGCGCTGGCGCCGCGTGGCTGAGCCAGCGCAACGACGCTGGCACCCGGGCCTTCGCGCTGCTGGAGGATGGGAAGCTGAACGAAGCCCTGGCGCTGATGGACGCCGCCACCGACGAGGAGAAGGAACTGCCCTCGCTGAGGCGCGCGCGCGTGGCGGCGAACCATGCCAAGGGGCACCACATCAGCGAACGGACTGCGCTCAGCCACCTGAAGGAGGAGGAGCTCGAGGACGTGGAGCCGCTCATCCTCGACGGCCTGGCGGAGGACTACGGCAAGGAGCCTCTCACCGTCCTGGGGAATGCCCTGGCCCGGTTCCCGAAGGACCGCTTGCGCGCCCACTACGAGGACCTGGCCGAGGAGGCGTACTCCCTGCGCCAGTGGGGCGCGCTGCGCTACCTGGAGTTTGTGAAGGCCGCGGACGGGGTGAACCTGGTTCGCGCCTATAGCGAGGCGCTGAACTCCCCGGACTGCGACATCCGCACCCAGGCCGCCAACCGTCTCGCGGGCCTGGGTGACGCGGATGCCATCCCCGCGATGGAGCGCGTCACCTCGCTCCCCAAGGCGAAGGGCCTCCTGGGCAGCAAGGACTGCGGCCACGAAGCAGCGGCGACCGCCATCAAGTCACTCAAGCAGAAGAGCGACTGA